CCATTATCACCTCACTATTACCTTTGTTATCAGCACTGAATATACGTTTAAAATCTTGTTGCAATTGAAGTCCATAGTTACCCTCTACATCTTTCAAGTACTTCTTGGCCTTTGACAAATCCGATTCGGTAGCTTTGTTATCACCAATAGTTACTTTGGAATTCCATAAATATACCTCTCCAGCCAAACATTCTGTGGCCGCCTTTGACCAATACACCTTGGTACCATGTCCATATGAATTAAAATCAGAATTCTCTCCAAAATATTGTAGGGAGGTTTCCAAATCCTTTTTAATCTGTGATATAACTTCACTTGGTTTAGCTCTCCCCAAATAAAGTTTATTCGGATCAAGCACTCCATCGATAACTTCCACGCCAAGACGAATTGGTACCCCACCATAGACTCTATAAAGATCAAAATAGTAAAAGGCACGAAGACCATACGCCTGTCCAAGATAATAATTCTTTTTAGCTTCCGGAATGAAATTAGCATCAGTTACACGAGCTATAAAAAGATTGATATTGGTTATACAGCCATAAATATTTCCAAACTTGGTAACTCCGGGAGTCTCCTTAGACAGATTTTGTAAACGGATTTCCCCACTAGAGATAGCCAGACCATCTGCACTTGTGCCATCCTTATAATGTCCGCCCCTTAATTCGCCAAAAGTGATAATATGCTGTTCCGCCATATCTCGCAATTGTTTATGAAGACCGTCAATATATGCACTGACTTGGGATTCTGTTTTCCAATAGCTGGTACTTCCATAATTATCTATCGGGGCGAGATCCAGCATATCCCCACATGATGTAGCCACTATAGCAGCTATATTCAACACCATAATATGTATAAATTTTAAATTTCTCATCTCACTTCGAATTATTAAAATGTAACATTAACGCCAAATATAACGGTACGTGGCAAGGGATATCCTGACGAAATCTCCGGGCTTACCGTCCTGGCAGAAGTTAAATAGCCCAAATTCTGTCCCGTTATTGAGAATTGCAGTTTCTGCATATATAGTCTTTTAGACAATTCCTGAGGAAGAGTATATGACAAAGACAATTCTCTAATCCCTAAATAGTTACCCTTAGAGGCAAATAAAGTTGAGGTACGATAGTAATTGGCAGCTCCCACATGATCAGCAAATACGTAACGGGGATATTTTGCGTTTGGATTACTTTCGCTCCATGTATTAAAAACATCCTTTGTCGTATTGTAAGTCCCCTGCATACATCCTAAAAACCAAGGAGTCTTATCATCATAAACCCAATAATCAAGCGCAAAGTCAAAACGGGCATACAAACTAAGTCCCTTCCAAGACATTGTGGTATTAAAACCACCATACCAACGAGGAGTAGTATTTCCTATTACAACCTGATCATACTGGTCAATCACCCCATCTCCATTTACATCCTTCCATTTCACATCTCCAGGTTTTAACTCTATGCCTTTTGCCCGCTCATTATCAGAAAGTTTATTCCAAGCTTCAGGGCCATATTGATATTTACCTTGAATATTCCCCGAGGTCACAACCAAATTTCCCGGAATATCATCAACACTTCTGTAAATACCCTCGGCCTGGTAACCGACAAGTATCCCATACTCCATTCCCTCCTGAAAACCTCCGACATACACCTTCTCATCTTCCAACTTACCTGTACCCGGATTTACAACCTTCCGACCGGTATACACTTGCTGTCCATTCTGTCTGTTTCGTACCTGCCCGTTATCAGGAAGGGCTATAATCTTATTCTTATTATAAGTTATATTAAAAGAAGCATCCCAAGTAAAATCATTGACATCCAACACCTTACCAGAGAGTTGTAATTCGATTCCGCTATTACGTAATTTTCCATTATTGTTCTTAACAGAAGAGAATCCCGTGGTCGAAGGCAGGGTGAAGTCTGCATACTTATCAGATGTCAGACGATTGTAGTAATCGATATCCAAATTCAAGCGTCCTCCCAAGAGTCCTACATTCAAGCCTATATCAAAACTGGCCGTCTTTTCCCAACGCAAAGAAGGATTAGGCAAAGTACCTATCAGAAAACCATTGTTGCCATGGTATTTATTAGAATTATATGAACCTTGAAGAGTATATGGACCGATTCCGCTGGCATTACCGTTCAAACCGTAACTAGCCCTCAGCTTTCCATAATAGAGGAAAGGAAGTGATTCCTTAACAAAATCCTCTTTCGTAAAAACCCAGCCACCGGAAACTCCCGGAAAAAATCCCCACCGATTCTTACCCAGCAAAGAAGAATAACCGTCATAACGAAATACCCCGGAGAACAAATATTTACCCTCATAGTCGTAGTTCAAGCGTCCAAAATAAGAAAGAATACGGTAACGACTATGATTCGAATCTATCTGACGTTTACCCTCACCTGCATCGGTCAGACCTAAATCTTTAAAATCATCGGTAGCAGCACCAGAACCGGATGCAGAGAAACCGTTATTATACTGATCATAAAATTCACTACCAAACATAATATTCAAATTATGAACAGCAGAAAATACAGTCGTATAATCTAGAACAGCATTATAGGTCTGAGAGAACTGACGAGAATAGCTTGCACTAGTTGAACGAGTTCGATTCCATTGCCCCGGAACCGTCTCATAGTCCTTGCGCATACTTTCTTGTACAGTATGAAAATAATACCAACTAGCAGAAGCCCTCAAGACCAATCCCTTGAATAAATTAGCTTCTAATGACTGTATAAGGGTAAACTTTGTCCGTTCATTATCCTGATCGTAACTTTTTGCAACATAAGTCTGATTACCGTCCCCGGGACTAGGACCCAATGTCGGATTACCGTCCTCGTCTTCAAAACGGACAGTAGGAGGAGTACTCATCACCCGACCAAAATAATCACTTTCCGTCCCCCAGGCGTTGTTTAACCATACATAATTAGCCCGGCTGAAAGTCGCATTGGAAGTCGTTTTCAACCAATCTGCAATTTTGTACGAACCGTTGAATGTGAAATTATAACGTTTATATTCGGTAGTGATAGGGGCTCCGGGGGAGTCGTTATAACCCAAACTTGCATAATAAGTTCCTTTATCATTCCCCCCCGACATACTAACCGTATAATCCTGTGTCACTACCGGATTACGAAGATTATATTCCTCTGGTTTTGTCCCTTTATAAATGATTGTTTTAGAAGGGTCCAAAGGATCCAGCATTTCTCGCCAGCCCATATCCAAAAGATAGGCATTTTCATCCGTTTTCCCCATAATATTCCACACCATATTCGCACCGAGCTTATTACCCGTACCAAAAGGCGTAGAACCTGTAAGATTTGCCGTAGCTGCCCACGGGGTATTTTTATAGGCTGTACGAAGGACTGTAATATAGTCTTCCGCGCCCAAAAAGTCGTAGGGATTATTTACATAACCGAGACCTATATTTGCTCTGAAATTAATTTCCCGATGTCCTGCCCGGCCAGATTTTGTTGTAATTAAAATTACACCATTACTTGCACGGGCACCGTATATGGCCGTAGCCCCAGCATCCTTCAGAACATCCATAGATGCAATATCCTGAGGATTGATATCATCAAAATTATCACGAAGCTGTCCGTCCACTATCACCAGGGGTCCTCCCGAACCATCAAATTCCGTTCCACCACGTAATATAACTTTAGGAGATGAAGTAGGATTTCCCGAAGTGAGAGAAACCTTTAAACCGGGAACAGAACCCGACAGTGCCTGAGAGGGATTTGTATATATACCCTTCTCTAATATCTGGGGACTGACAGTCGATATAGAATTCGTCAGTTTTGCCCGTGAAACTTTTCCGCCATAACCGGTCACAACAACTTCCTGCAAAAGCTCACTGTCTTCTTTTAAGATTATCTTAAAATTCATTTTTCCTTGCACACTCAAAGTCTGGGAAGAAAAACCTATGAATGAAACCTGTATACTGGCATTATCAGAAACCGAGAGTGTAAAATTACCATCAACGTCAGAAACAGTGCCATTTGTTGTTCCAACTTCCACAATACTGGCACCAATGACCGCCTCACCCGCAGTATCCGTTATTATGCCCGTAATACTTTTCTTCTGTGCCACAACTACAATCGAACACAGAAGAAAAACAAATAAAATAAAACTCTTTTTCATACTCTTTTATGTTTTTCATGTTTAAAACACCTATCAACAAGAGGCGTTCAAATACCATATATCCACTCCAAAAACATCACAAATTACGGAGGTATAAACAAAGGAATAAAGAAAATCATATTTAATAAATTAGGGGTTATTATTTACAAGCGCAAAGAAAGA
The nucleotide sequence above comes from Bacteroides caccae. Encoded proteins:
- a CDS encoding RagB/SusD family nutrient uptake outer membrane protein, which translates into the protein MRNLKFIHIMVLNIAAIVATSCGDMLDLAPIDNYGSTSYWKTESQVSAYIDGLHKQLRDMAEQHIITFGELRGGHYKDGTSADGLAISSGEIRLQNLSKETPGVTKFGNIYGCITNINLFIARVTDANFIPEAKKNYYLGQAYGLRAFYYFDLYRVYGGVPIRLGVEVIDGVLDPNKLYLGRAKPSEVISQIKKDLETSLQYFGENSDFNSYGHGTKVYWSKAATECLAGEVYLWNSKVTIGDNKATESDLSKAKKYLKDVEGNYGLQLQQDFKRIFSADNKGNSEVIMAVSYMEGEAENSLSRGYTYSLVSGTTNKDSFRENGTPWDDALDIQNNGQQKYEYKLSLYNSFEKGDTRCDATFMPSYRKKESGELYVYGTHVCKNLGSLNAQGNRVYDGDLILYRLSWVYLALAEIANMESDNANVEKYINLVRNRAYKSEVGSHIYKASDFLTNELAILHEKDKEFVQEGQRWWDLCRMKNAKDGIPLVFCIEGDIDNKVAILDQKTEAYKVLWPLDQNILDNDSALEQTPGYE
- a CDS encoding SusC/RagA family TonB-linked outer membrane protein, translated to MKKSFILFVFLLCSIVVVAQKKSITGIITDTAGEAVIGASIVEVGTTNGTVSDVDGNFTLSVSDNASIQVSFIGFSSQTLSVQGKMNFKIILKEDSELLQEVVVTGYGGKVSRAKLTNSISTVSPQILEKGIYTNPSQALSGSVPGLKVSLTSGNPTSSPKVILRGGTEFDGSGGPLVIVDGQLRDNFDDINPQDIASMDVLKDAGATAIYGARASNGVILITTKSGRAGHREINFRANIGLGYVNNPYDFLGAEDYITVLRTAYKNTPWAATANLTGSTPFGTGNKLGANMVWNIMGKTDENAYLLDMGWREMLDPLDPSKTIIYKGTKPEEYNLRNPVVTQDYTVSMSGGNDKGTYYASLGYNDSPGAPITTEYKRYNFTFNGSYKIADWLKTTSNATFSRANYVWLNNAWGTESDYFGRVMSTPPTVRFEDEDGNPTLGPSPGDGNQTYVAKSYDQDNERTKFTLIQSLEANLFKGLVLRASASWYYFHTVQESMRKDYETVPGQWNRTRSTSASYSRQFSQTYNAVLDYTTVFSAVHNLNIMFGSEFYDQYNNGFSASGSGAATDDFKDLGLTDAGEGKRQIDSNHSRYRILSYFGRLNYDYEGKYLFSGVFRYDGYSSLLGKNRWGFFPGVSGGWVFTKEDFVKESLPFLYYGKLRASYGLNGNASGIGPYTLQGSYNSNKYHGNNGFLIGTLPNPSLRWEKTASFDIGLNVGLLGGRLNLDIDYYNRLTSDKYADFTLPSTTGFSSVKNNNGKLRNSGIELQLSGKVLDVNDFTWDASFNITYNKNKIIALPDNGQVRNRQNGQQVYTGRKVVNPGTGKLEDEKVYVGGFQEGMEYGILVGYQAEGIYRSVDDIPGNLVVTSGNIQGKYQYGPEAWNKLSDNERAKGIELKPGDVKWKDVNGDGVIDQYDQVVIGNTTPRWYGGFNTTMSWKGLSLYARFDFALDYWVYDDKTPWFLGCMQGTYNTTKDVFNTWSESNPNAKYPRYVFADHVGAANYYRTSTLFASKGNYLGIRELSLSYTLPQELSKRLYMQKLQFSITGQNLGYLTSARTVSPEISSGYPLPRTVIFGVNVTF